A single genomic interval of Thermoanaerobaculum aquaticum harbors:
- a CDS encoding DNA-3-methyladenine glycosylase, with amino-acid sequence MLPRAFYQRDTETVARELLGKLLVRRLPEGMVVLRLMEVEAYLGVGDPAAHTAGGRRTPRNEVMWGEAGHLYVYFTYGMHYCANVVTRRPGDPQAVLLRGGVVVLGEEVVRRRRGGRLDCNGPAKLCQALGLGREENGYDLTTGEAVFIADDGFSFAEEEVLQLPRVGVAYAGEAAFWPLRWVVRGFPAVGVRISGGGGGSQ; translated from the coding sequence GTGCTGCCGCGGGCATTTTACCAGCGGGATACGGAAACCGTGGCCCGGGAGCTTCTGGGGAAGCTGCTGGTGCGACGGCTGCCGGAAGGAATGGTGGTGCTGCGGCTTATGGAGGTGGAAGCCTACCTGGGGGTGGGGGATCCGGCAGCACACACCGCCGGTGGGCGGCGGACCCCCAGAAACGAGGTCATGTGGGGGGAAGCGGGCCACCTGTACGTGTACTTCACCTACGGCATGCATTACTGCGCCAACGTGGTGACCAGAAGGCCCGGGGACCCGCAAGCTGTTTTGCTGCGCGGAGGTGTGGTGGTTTTGGGCGAGGAGGTGGTCAGGAGGCGCCGGGGGGGCCGCCTGGACTGCAACGGTCCTGCCAAGCTCTGCCAGGCCCTGGGGTTGGGGCGGGAAGAAAACGGCTACGACCTCACCACCGGAGAAGCGGTGTTTATTGCCGATGACGGGTTTTCCTTTGCGGAGGAGGAAGTCCTGCAGCTCCCCCGGGTGGGCGTGGCCTACGCGGGGGAAGCGGCTTTCTGGCCTTTGCGCTGGGTGGTGCGGGGGTTTCCTGCAGTGGGGGTCAGGATTTCCGGCGGTGGCGGAGGGTCTCAGTGA
- the fusA gene encoding elongation factor G has product MAEKPFATENIRNVAVVGHSSTGKTSLVSAMLFCAKETPKLGKVDKGTAITDFDDEAVERKITIAAAAAFARHKGCKVNLVDTPGYGIFLTEALQGVRVCEAALITVSAVAGVEVQTEKMWKVCAESGKPVLFVVNLMDRERASAERTLAQLQKRFGREVVPVQVPIGEEAGFSGVVDLLSMKALTSPADESGTVTVGDIPASVAEAAEAARSALLEMVAEQDEALLEKFFAEGTLSSEELASGLKTAFRQRKIFPVFFTSATRVQAITPLLDALVDLVPSPAEVENAFLRDDGQEVTLSASLDQPALSYVFKTISDPYAGRISLMRVYLGSFNPDGTYQNKTRDVAERFGAVNWIQGKELIPTEKLVAGDIGAVAKLKETKTGDTLAAKESALKVPPVRIPEPTISFAITPKSKGDEDKIAGALAKIQDEDPSLQVSRDPQTKELLLSGSAQLHVEIAVARLSKRYKVEVTLQPPKVPYRETITKTAEVTTRHKKQTGGHGQFAEAKIRLEPLPRGSGYEFVDKIFGGAISQNYRPSVDKGIQHAAQTGPLAGYPVVDFRVVLLDGKEHPVDSSDMAFQICGRKAFREAVKLAGPTLLEPVMQVEITTPDEFLGDVMGDLNSRRGRVQGMEPSDGQTVVKAQVPLAEMLTYSQTLRSITGGRGDFHMEFSHYDEVPKQLQEKIIAAAGAVAAEEEEEE; this is encoded by the coding sequence AAACGTCGCTGGTTTCGGCCATGCTGTTTTGCGCCAAAGAAACGCCCAAGCTGGGCAAGGTGGACAAGGGCACAGCCATCACCGATTTTGACGACGAGGCGGTGGAGCGCAAGATCACCATTGCCGCTGCTGCGGCCTTTGCCCGTCACAAGGGGTGCAAGGTGAACCTGGTGGACACCCCGGGGTACGGCATCTTCCTCACCGAAGCGCTGCAGGGCGTGAGGGTTTGTGAGGCCGCCCTCATCACCGTTTCGGCGGTGGCGGGCGTGGAAGTGCAAACCGAGAAGATGTGGAAGGTTTGCGCTGAGTCCGGTAAGCCGGTGCTTTTCGTGGTGAACCTCATGGACCGCGAGCGCGCCTCCGCCGAGCGCACCCTCGCCCAGCTGCAAAAGCGCTTTGGGCGGGAGGTGGTGCCGGTGCAGGTGCCCATTGGTGAAGAGGCGGGCTTTTCCGGGGTGGTGGACCTTCTTAGCATGAAAGCCCTCACCTCCCCCGCCGATGAGAGCGGGACGGTGACGGTGGGTGATATTCCGGCGTCAGTGGCGGAAGCCGCCGAGGCGGCCCGCTCGGCGCTTCTGGAAATGGTGGCCGAGCAGGACGAGGCGCTTTTGGAAAAGTTCTTTGCCGAAGGCACGTTGAGCTCGGAGGAGCTGGCTTCCGGCCTTAAGACCGCCTTCCGCCAGCGCAAGATCTTTCCCGTGTTTTTCACCAGCGCCACCCGCGTGCAGGCCATTACCCCGCTTCTGGATGCCCTGGTGGATCTGGTGCCTTCGCCCGCTGAGGTGGAAAACGCCTTCCTCCGGGATGACGGGCAAGAAGTCACGCTTTCGGCTTCCCTCGACCAGCCGGCGCTTTCCTACGTGTTCAAGACCATTTCCGACCCTTACGCTGGCCGCATTTCGCTCATGCGCGTGTACCTCGGCAGCTTCAACCCCGACGGCACCTACCAGAACAAGACCCGGGATGTGGCGGAGCGTTTCGGCGCGGTGAACTGGATTCAAGGCAAAGAGCTCATCCCCACCGAAAAGCTGGTGGCCGGCGACATTGGCGCAGTGGCCAAGCTCAAGGAAACCAAGACCGGCGACACGCTAGCGGCCAAGGAATCGGCGCTCAAGGTGCCTCCGGTGCGTATCCCCGAGCCCACCATTTCCTTTGCCATCACCCCCAAATCCAAGGGTGACGAGGACAAGATTGCCGGGGCCCTGGCCAAGATCCAGGACGAGGACCCCTCCCTGCAGGTTTCCCGCGACCCCCAAACCAAAGAGCTGTTGCTTTCCGGTTCGGCACAACTGCACGTGGAAATTGCGGTGGCCCGCCTTTCCAAGCGCTACAAGGTGGAAGTCACCCTCCAGCCGCCCAAGGTGCCCTACCGGGAAACCATCACCAAGACCGCCGAAGTCACCACCCGGCACAAGAAGCAAACTGGCGGCCACGGGCAATTTGCCGAAGCCAAGATCCGCCTGGAGCCTCTGCCCCGGGGGTCTGGCTACGAGTTCGTGGACAAGATCTTTGGCGGTGCCATCTCGCAAAACTACCGCCCCTCGGTGGACAAGGGCATCCAGCATGCGGCGCAAACCGGTCCCCTCGCCGGTTACCCGGTGGTGGACTTCCGGGTGGTGTTGCTGGACGGAAAAGAACACCCGGTGGACTCCTCGGACATGGCGTTCCAGATTTGCGGCCGCAAGGCCTTCCGGGAAGCGGTGAAGCTGGCCGGCCCCACGCTTTTGGAACCGGTCATGCAGGTGGAGATCACCACCCCCGATGAGTTCCTGGGCGACGTCATGGGCGACCTCAACTCCCGCCGGGGTCGGGTGCAGGGGATGGAGCCTTCGGACGGGCAAACGGTGGTGAAGGCCCAGGTACCTCTGGCGGAAATGCTCACCTACTCCCAGACCCTCCGCTCCATCACCGGCGGGCGCGGCGATTTCCACATGGAGTTTTCCCACTACGACGAGGTGCCCAAGCAACTGCAGGAAAAGATCATTGCTGCCGCGGGGGCGGTGGCTGCGGAAGAGGAGGAAGAGGAGTAA
- a CDS encoding NAD-dependent epimerase/dehydratase family protein, with amino-acid sequence MELSKACVTGGAGFIGSHVAEALLARGFEVLIVDDLSTGRKENIPAGARFFQMDIRSPQAGQLLADERVELLVHHAAQMDVRKSVADPLFDADVNILGTLNLLESGRRSRLKQVIFASTGGAMYGEQEAFPATETHPARPVSPYGVSKLSVERYLYFYWSEYRLSATCLRYANVYGPRQNPHGEAGVVAIFLNRLLSGEPCVINGDGLQTRDYVYVGDVVAANLASIGRKGFFVYNVGTGRETSVVELYWLLAKAVGVEKPPVHGPEKPGEQRRSAISSELMRRELGVYPSVSLEEGLAITARWFAERETA; translated from the coding sequence GTGGAGCTTTCCAAAGCTTGTGTGACGGGTGGTGCAGGTTTCATCGGTTCTCACGTGGCCGAGGCGCTTTTAGCCCGCGGCTTCGAAGTACTTATTGTGGACGACCTCTCCACCGGGCGCAAGGAGAACATCCCCGCCGGAGCCCGCTTTTTCCAGATGGACATCCGCTCTCCGCAAGCGGGCCAGCTTCTCGCTGACGAAAGGGTGGAGCTTCTGGTGCACCACGCCGCGCAAATGGACGTGCGCAAAAGCGTCGCCGATCCCCTCTTTGACGCCGACGTCAACATCCTCGGCACCTTGAACTTACTGGAATCAGGGCGGCGTTCGCGCTTGAAGCAGGTGATCTTTGCCTCCACCGGCGGCGCCATGTACGGGGAGCAGGAGGCGTTTCCCGCCACCGAGACGCACCCGGCGCGCCCAGTTTCCCCCTACGGTGTTTCCAAGCTTTCGGTGGAGCGCTACCTGTACTTTTACTGGAGCGAGTACCGGCTTTCCGCTACCTGTTTGCGGTACGCCAACGTGTACGGGCCCCGGCAAAACCCCCACGGCGAAGCGGGCGTGGTGGCTATCTTTTTGAACCGCCTGCTCAGCGGAGAGCCCTGCGTCATCAACGGCGACGGCCTGCAAACCCGGGATTACGTGTACGTGGGCGATGTGGTGGCCGCCAATCTCGCCAGCATCGGTAGGAAGGGCTTTTTCGTGTACAACGTGGGCACCGGTCGGGAAACCAGCGTGGTGGAGCTTTACTGGCTCCTGGCCAAAGCGGTAGGGGTAGAAAAACCGCCGGTGCATGGGCCGGAAAAACCCGGGGAACAACGCCGATCGGCCATCTCCTCGGAGCTCATGCGCCGGGAACTGGGGGTTTACCCCTCGGTTTCGCTGGAAGAAGGGTTGGCCATCACCGCCCGGTGGTTTGCGGAAAGGGAAACGGCGTAG
- a CDS encoding DedA family protein: protein MSYILKFFDFLLHLDVHLDTLIQTHGSWVHGILFVIVFCETGFVVTPFLPGDSLLFAVGTFAARGSLDLITALVVLSAAAILGDTVNYWIGHFVGPRVFHRDDVRWLNRKHLDRTHEFFEKYGAKTIILARFVPIVRTFAPFVAGIGAMTYGKFLLYNVVGGLLWVLSITLAGYFFGNIPVVRRHFTLVIIGIIVVSVLPAITETLRHRRKS, encoded by the coding sequence ATGAGCTACATTCTGAAGTTCTTCGATTTCCTGCTGCACCTGGACGTGCACCTGGACACGCTCATTCAAACCCACGGCAGCTGGGTGCACGGCATCCTCTTCGTCATTGTCTTTTGCGAGACCGGCTTTGTGGTGACGCCCTTTCTCCCCGGTGATTCTTTGCTCTTTGCAGTGGGCACCTTTGCCGCCCGGGGAAGCCTGGATCTCATTACCGCCCTGGTGGTGCTTTCTGCGGCCGCCATCCTCGGGGACACCGTCAATTACTGGATTGGCCACTTCGTGGGGCCCCGGGTGTTCCACCGCGACGATGTGCGCTGGCTTAACCGCAAGCACCTGGACCGCACCCACGAGTTTTTTGAAAAGTACGGGGCAAAAACCATTATCCTGGCGCGCTTTGTGCCCATCGTCCGCACCTTCGCCCCGTTTGTGGCTGGTATTGGCGCCATGACCTACGGCAAGTTCCTGCTTTACAACGTGGTGGGTGGCTTGCTCTGGGTGCTTTCCATAACCCTGGCCGGCTACTTCTTTGGCAACATCCCGGTGGTGCGCCGTCACTTTACCCTGGTGATCATCGGCATCATTGTTGTTTCGGTGCTACCCGCCATCACTGAGACCCTCCGCCACCGCCGGAAATCCTGA